A region from the Streptosporangium sp. NBC_01756 genome encodes:
- a CDS encoding TenA family protein, whose protein sequence is MFCDDVWAHSTALLRAIHEHPFNTALGEGTLDRRRFAFYIVQDARYLEAFSKALATASVRAGDPEEAAFWADSAHAALAAERTLHEGYIEEYGLSAADLSGIRTSPTCLGYSSFLQAVALTAPYPVLVAALLPCFWVYQDVGAALLQQVGDVTDHPYRAWISTYADPDFAKSVERAKEIADRLAAGADGETRAAMTEAFVQATEYEWMFWDSAWHQETWPTEQWRPGG, encoded by the coding sequence ATGTTCTGCGACGACGTCTGGGCCCACTCCACCGCACTGCTGCGCGCCATCCACGAGCACCCCTTCAACACAGCGCTCGGCGAGGGCACGCTCGACCGCAGGCGGTTCGCCTTCTACATCGTGCAGGACGCCCGATATCTCGAGGCGTTCTCCAAGGCGCTCGCCACCGCCTCGGTGCGGGCCGGCGACCCCGAAGAGGCCGCGTTCTGGGCGGACAGCGCGCACGCCGCACTGGCCGCCGAGCGGACCCTGCACGAGGGCTACATCGAGGAGTACGGCCTGAGCGCCGCCGACCTCTCGGGCATCCGCACCTCGCCCACCTGCCTCGGCTACTCCTCCTTCCTCCAGGCCGTCGCGCTGACCGCGCCATACCCGGTGCTCGTGGCCGCCCTCCTGCCGTGTTTCTGGGTCTACCAGGACGTGGGGGCGGCGCTGCTGCAGCAGGTCGGCGACGTCACCGACCACCCCTACCGCGCGTGGATCTCCACCTACGCCGATCCGGACTTCGCCAAGTCGGTCGAGCGGGCCAAGGAGATCGCCGACCGGCTGGCGGCCGGGGCGGACGGCGAGACGCGCGCGGCCATGACCGAGGCGTTCGTCCAGGCCACGGAGTACGAGTGGATGTTCTGGGACAGCGCCTGGCACCAGGAGACCTGGCCCACGGAACAGTGGCGGCCCGGCGGCTGA